The genomic DNA CTCCTGCTAAATTTGACAAAAAACGGCTTCCTGCTTTAATTCCTGTAACATTTAAGCCCATAGAAATATAAGCTTCCATCACTTTTTCATACTCATTTTTTCTGAGTAAGCCATTATCTATAAAAATTCCATGCAGTCTATTGCCTATCGCTCTATGTAAGAGAGTTGCAGCCACAGTGCTATCCACACCTCCAGAAAGCCCCATTATTACACTTTCGTTGCCAATTTTATTTTTTAATTCTTTCACAGAATTCTCCACAAATGCCTCTGGAGTCCAATTTCTTGAACATCCGCATATATCAATAAAATTAGAAATTATTTTTTTACCATCAACACTATGGTAAACTTCTGGGTGAAACTGTATTCCGTAAATTTCTTCATCAGCAACCTTATAGCCAGCAATTTTCACATCTTGTGTGCTACAAATTATCTGAAAATTATCTGGAATTTCATTTATTGTATCGCCATGCGACATCCAAACTTGCGAGCCAACTTCAACACCACGCATTAATTTACTTTCTGAAACAGATACTAAATTTGCTCTCCCGTATTCACGCTTATCGCTTGAATAAACGCTTCCACCTTTTAAAGATGCCACATACTGAGCACCATAGCAAATTCCAAGCAAAGGCTTTTTACCTATTATTAACGATAAATCAGGATTTGGAGCTTTGGCATCATTCACAGAAAACGGGCTACCACTTAATATTACCCCACAAACATCTTCATCTGTTTTATTTTTTGTGTTCCATGGCTTTATTTCACAAAAAACATTTAACTCTCTAACTCTACGAGCTATTAATTGAGTGTATTGCGAGCCAAAATCTAAAATCAATATTTTATTTGCAGATGCCATTTTTCATATTTTTCAGCAAAGATAGCCGTTTTACTCCAAGTATAAATATTTTTTTATGCACAAATATTTAAAAAAAAAACTCAAAACTCACTATTACTTATAATTATAAAAATTATCCATTATTTTTCATAAAATGCTTCAACGCCCGGATATTTGAATTTTTCCTGCGACTCGTCAAGACTAAAAAGAAAATAAACCACTTTCCCTTCAGCACATAAAACATCTTTTGAATATAGTTCTACAGCTATGTTTGCTAAATTTCTTTGAATACCTAAAACTTTAGCTTTGCATGTTACTTTCCCGTCAGACACATAAACAGGTTTGCGATATTTCACACTAATATCTCTTGTAACGCCAGCCAGTCCTATTTTAACAAATACAGCCCAACTTGCAATTTCGTCTATCAAAGTTGCCTGAATTCCTCCATG from Bacteroidales bacterium includes the following:
- the guaA gene encoding glutamine-hydrolyzing GMP synthase, with product MASANKILILDFGSQYTQLIARRVRELNVFCEIKPWNTKNKTDEDVCGVILSGSPFSVNDAKAPNPDLSLIIGKKPLLGICYGAQYVASLKGGSVYSSDKREYGRANLVSVSESKLMRGVEVGSQVWMSHGDTINEIPDNFQIICSTQDVKIAGYKVADEEIYGIQFHPEVYHSVDGKKIISNFIDICGCSRNWTPEAFVENSVKELKNKIGNESVIMGLSGGVDSTVAATLLHRAIGNRLHGIFIDNGLLRKNEYEKVMEAYISMGLNVTGIKAGSRFLSNLAGVTDPEQKRKIIGKTFIDIFEEEAKKIKDAVWLGQGTIYPDVIESISVNGPSQTIKSHHNVGGLPEKMNLKIVEPLRMLFKDEVRKVGESLNISKQMLYRHPFPGPGLGIRVLGEITSERVAILQEADDIFIENLHKSGLYSEVWQAFSVLLPVSSVGVMGDERTYENVLALRAVTSVDGMTADWVHLPYEFLSQVSSEIINKVRGINRVVYDISSKPPATIEWE
- a CDS encoding PaaI family thioesterase produces the protein MIKKILNPYRKIENYSCFGCSPTNPIGLRLNFLEKGDEIICEWEPSNLYEGWINILHGGIQATLIDEIASWAVFVKIGLAGVTRDISVKYRKPVYVSDGKVTCKAKVLGIQRNLANIAVELYSKDVLCAEGKVVYFLFSLDESQEKFKYPGVEAFYEK